From the genome of Tachysurus vachellii isolate PV-2020 chromosome 2, HZAU_Pvac_v1, whole genome shotgun sequence, one region includes:
- the LOC132861915 gene encoding carbohydrate sulfotransferase 15-like isoform X2 gives MAHTHQSYSLLSTVAEEYRKRMQDSSRGVLSFLEVHRETLHTLPLISCFRRPRIYSFIFGLAVLFLIMASYVLSSEKKAFLIPSSPYRSVKHGTLLFNLSSAQDSAHIVQVLRRILSHLEFNPRKLPDLGKLIRSETHMFSVIPRHFLPDVKNPCWYEQLSGNASVNPYQRNLYSLYSRQSRVAFHILKKSFQKHLLRRDGKLYRIRCLPYFYIIGQPKCGTTDLYERLRLHPGVRVSALKEPHWWTRKRFGIIRPSDGLHARYPVEDYLDLFDLPAHYVQYQMLSNRTTGAQRTDLIIGEASASTMWDNNAWSYLYGNTSEAEPPFLIQDFIHALQPEARFIAILRDPVERLYSDYLYFGMANKSVEDFQEKVWESLQLFDACLQEFSLRACVYNSTLNNAMPVRLHVGVYVVYVLDWLSVFSGDQLLVLRLEDHAADKKTSMNRVFRFLQLGHLSEQKVVEITERPASNTRRLADKNLGPMLPLTRRVLTDFYSPFNRKLATVLQDNSFLWDHHSTHT, from the exons ATggctcacacacaccagagcTACAGTCTCCTCAGCACGGTGGCTGAGGAATATCGCAAGAGgatgcag GACTCCAGCAGAGGTGTGTTGTCTTTCCTGGAGGTCCACAGAGAAACGCTGCACACACTCCCCCTGATCTCCTGCTTTAGACGCCCCAGAATCTACAGCTTCATCTTCGGCCTGGCCGTCCTCTTCCTCATCATGGCCTCGTATGTTCTGAGCAGCGAGAAGAAAGCATTTCTCATCCCCTCGTCTCCGTATCGCTCGGTTAAACACGGAACTCTGCTCTTTAACTTGTCCTCCGCTCAAGACTCCGCCCACATCGTTCAGGTGCTGCGCCGGATCCTGTCTCACCTGGAGTTTAATCCCAGGAAGTTACCGGATCTGGGAAAGCTGATCCGTAGTGAGACACAT ATGTTCTCTGTGATTCCCCGCCACTTCCTGCCAGATGTGAAGAATCCGTGTTGGTACGAGCAGCTGTCAGGGAACGCGAGCGTGAATCCGTACCAGAGGAACCTGTACTCTCTGTACTCGCGCCAGTCTCGCGTCGCCTTCCACATCCTGAAGAAAAGCTTCCAGAAACATCTGTTACGGCGGGACGGGAAGCTGTACCGGATACGCTGCCTGCCCTACTTCTACATCATCGGGCAGCCGAAGTGTGGCACCACGGACCTGTACGAGCGGCTCCGGCTGCACCCAGGCGTCCGGGTCAGTGCTCTTAAAGAGCCGCACTGGTGGACGCGCAAGAGATTCG GTATCATTCGCCCCAGTGATGGACTCCACGCTCGCTATCCCGTGGAGGATTATCTGGACCTGTTTGATCTTCCTGCACATTATGTTCAGTATCAGATGTTGAGTAACAGGACTACAGGAGCTCAACGCACTGATCTCATCATCG gtgaggcCAGTGCGTCCACCATGTGGGACAACAACGCATGGTCATATCTCTATGGCAACACCTCAGAGGCGGAGCCACCCTTCCTCATCCAGGACTTTATCCACGCCCTTCAGCCTGAGGCGCGCTTCATCGCCATCCTGAGGGACCCTGTcgaaag gttataCTCAGACTATCTATACTTCGGCATGGCCAATAAATCAGTGGAGGATTTCCAGGAGAAGGTTTGGGAGTCACTGCAGCTGTTTGACGCGTGTCTACAGGAGTTCAGTCTCAGAGCGTGTGTTTACAACAGCACACTGAACAACGCCATGCct gtgcGTTTGcatgtaggtgtgtatgtggtgtacgTGCTGGACTGGTTGTCAGTGTTTAGTGGTGATCAGCTGTTGGTGTTGAGGCTGGAGGATCACGCAGCAGACAAGAAAACGTCCATGAACAGAGTCTTCCGCTTCCTACAACTGG gccaTCTCTCTGAGCAGAAGGTGGTGGAGATTACAGAGCGTCCAGCGTCTAACACTCGCAGGTTGGCTGATAAGAACTTGGGCCCAATGCTGCCTCTCACACGCCGAGTCCTCACCGACTTCTACTCTCCCTTCAACAGGAAACTGGCTACAGTGCTGCAGGACAACTCCTTCCTGTGGGACcaccactccacacacacctaa
- the LOC132861915 gene encoding carbohydrate sulfotransferase 15-like isoform X1, with product MAHTHQSYSLLSTVAEEYRKRMQQDSSRGVLSFLEVHRETLHTLPLISCFRRPRIYSFIFGLAVLFLIMASYVLSSEKKAFLIPSSPYRSVKHGTLLFNLSSAQDSAHIVQVLRRILSHLEFNPRKLPDLGKLIRSETHMFSVIPRHFLPDVKNPCWYEQLSGNASVNPYQRNLYSLYSRQSRVAFHILKKSFQKHLLRRDGKLYRIRCLPYFYIIGQPKCGTTDLYERLRLHPGVRVSALKEPHWWTRKRFGIIRPSDGLHARYPVEDYLDLFDLPAHYVQYQMLSNRTTGAQRTDLIIGEASASTMWDNNAWSYLYGNTSEAEPPFLIQDFIHALQPEARFIAILRDPVERLYSDYLYFGMANKSVEDFQEKVWESLQLFDACLQEFSLRACVYNSTLNNAMPVRLHVGVYVVYVLDWLSVFSGDQLLVLRLEDHAADKKTSMNRVFRFLQLGHLSEQKVVEITERPASNTRRLADKNLGPMLPLTRRVLTDFYSPFNRKLATVLQDNSFLWDHHSTHT from the exons ATggctcacacacaccagagcTACAGTCTCCTCAGCACGGTGGCTGAGGAATATCGCAAGAGgatgcag CAGGACTCCAGCAGAGGTGTGTTGTCTTTCCTGGAGGTCCACAGAGAAACGCTGCACACACTCCCCCTGATCTCCTGCTTTAGACGCCCCAGAATCTACAGCTTCATCTTCGGCCTGGCCGTCCTCTTCCTCATCATGGCCTCGTATGTTCTGAGCAGCGAGAAGAAAGCATTTCTCATCCCCTCGTCTCCGTATCGCTCGGTTAAACACGGAACTCTGCTCTTTAACTTGTCCTCCGCTCAAGACTCCGCCCACATCGTTCAGGTGCTGCGCCGGATCCTGTCTCACCTGGAGTTTAATCCCAGGAAGTTACCGGATCTGGGAAAGCTGATCCGTAGTGAGACACAT ATGTTCTCTGTGATTCCCCGCCACTTCCTGCCAGATGTGAAGAATCCGTGTTGGTACGAGCAGCTGTCAGGGAACGCGAGCGTGAATCCGTACCAGAGGAACCTGTACTCTCTGTACTCGCGCCAGTCTCGCGTCGCCTTCCACATCCTGAAGAAAAGCTTCCAGAAACATCTGTTACGGCGGGACGGGAAGCTGTACCGGATACGCTGCCTGCCCTACTTCTACATCATCGGGCAGCCGAAGTGTGGCACCACGGACCTGTACGAGCGGCTCCGGCTGCACCCAGGCGTCCGGGTCAGTGCTCTTAAAGAGCCGCACTGGTGGACGCGCAAGAGATTCG GTATCATTCGCCCCAGTGATGGACTCCACGCTCGCTATCCCGTGGAGGATTATCTGGACCTGTTTGATCTTCCTGCACATTATGTTCAGTATCAGATGTTGAGTAACAGGACTACAGGAGCTCAACGCACTGATCTCATCATCG gtgaggcCAGTGCGTCCACCATGTGGGACAACAACGCATGGTCATATCTCTATGGCAACACCTCAGAGGCGGAGCCACCCTTCCTCATCCAGGACTTTATCCACGCCCTTCAGCCTGAGGCGCGCTTCATCGCCATCCTGAGGGACCCTGTcgaaag gttataCTCAGACTATCTATACTTCGGCATGGCCAATAAATCAGTGGAGGATTTCCAGGAGAAGGTTTGGGAGTCACTGCAGCTGTTTGACGCGTGTCTACAGGAGTTCAGTCTCAGAGCGTGTGTTTACAACAGCACACTGAACAACGCCATGCct gtgcGTTTGcatgtaggtgtgtatgtggtgtacgTGCTGGACTGGTTGTCAGTGTTTAGTGGTGATCAGCTGTTGGTGTTGAGGCTGGAGGATCACGCAGCAGACAAGAAAACGTCCATGAACAGAGTCTTCCGCTTCCTACAACTGG gccaTCTCTCTGAGCAGAAGGTGGTGGAGATTACAGAGCGTCCAGCGTCTAACACTCGCAGGTTGGCTGATAAGAACTTGGGCCCAATGCTGCCTCTCACACGCCGAGTCCTCACCGACTTCTACTCTCCCTTCAACAGGAAACTGGCTACAGTGCTGCAGGACAACTCCTTCCTGTGGGACcaccactccacacacacctaa
- the LOC132861915 gene encoding carbohydrate sulfotransferase 15-like isoform X3 encodes MAHTHQSYSLLSTVAEEYRKRMQQDSSRGVLSFLEVHRETLHTLPLISCFRRPRIYSFIFGLAVLFLIMASYVLSSEKKAFLIPSSPYRSVKHGTLLFNLSSAQDSAHIVQVLRRILSHLEFNPRKLPDLGKLIRSETHMFSVIPRHFLPDVKNPCWYEQLSGNASVNPYQRNLYSLYSRQSRVAFHILKKSFQKHLLRRDGKLYRIRCLPYFYIIGQPKCGTTDLYERLRLHPGVRVSALKEPHWWTRKRFGIIRPSDGLHARYPVEDYLDLFDLPAHYVQYQMLSNRTTGAQRTDLIIGEASASTMWDNNAWSYLYGNTSEAEPPFLIQDFIHALQPEARFIAILRDPVERLYSDYLYFGMANKSVEDFQEKVWESLQLFDACLQEFSLRACVYNSTLNNAMPVRLHVGVYVVYVLDWLSVFSGDQLLVLRLEDHAADKKTSMNRVFRFLQLEGGGDYRASSV; translated from the exons ATggctcacacacaccagagcTACAGTCTCCTCAGCACGGTGGCTGAGGAATATCGCAAGAGgatgcag CAGGACTCCAGCAGAGGTGTGTTGTCTTTCCTGGAGGTCCACAGAGAAACGCTGCACACACTCCCCCTGATCTCCTGCTTTAGACGCCCCAGAATCTACAGCTTCATCTTCGGCCTGGCCGTCCTCTTCCTCATCATGGCCTCGTATGTTCTGAGCAGCGAGAAGAAAGCATTTCTCATCCCCTCGTCTCCGTATCGCTCGGTTAAACACGGAACTCTGCTCTTTAACTTGTCCTCCGCTCAAGACTCCGCCCACATCGTTCAGGTGCTGCGCCGGATCCTGTCTCACCTGGAGTTTAATCCCAGGAAGTTACCGGATCTGGGAAAGCTGATCCGTAGTGAGACACAT ATGTTCTCTGTGATTCCCCGCCACTTCCTGCCAGATGTGAAGAATCCGTGTTGGTACGAGCAGCTGTCAGGGAACGCGAGCGTGAATCCGTACCAGAGGAACCTGTACTCTCTGTACTCGCGCCAGTCTCGCGTCGCCTTCCACATCCTGAAGAAAAGCTTCCAGAAACATCTGTTACGGCGGGACGGGAAGCTGTACCGGATACGCTGCCTGCCCTACTTCTACATCATCGGGCAGCCGAAGTGTGGCACCACGGACCTGTACGAGCGGCTCCGGCTGCACCCAGGCGTCCGGGTCAGTGCTCTTAAAGAGCCGCACTGGTGGACGCGCAAGAGATTCG GTATCATTCGCCCCAGTGATGGACTCCACGCTCGCTATCCCGTGGAGGATTATCTGGACCTGTTTGATCTTCCTGCACATTATGTTCAGTATCAGATGTTGAGTAACAGGACTACAGGAGCTCAACGCACTGATCTCATCATCG gtgaggcCAGTGCGTCCACCATGTGGGACAACAACGCATGGTCATATCTCTATGGCAACACCTCAGAGGCGGAGCCACCCTTCCTCATCCAGGACTTTATCCACGCCCTTCAGCCTGAGGCGCGCTTCATCGCCATCCTGAGGGACCCTGTcgaaag gttataCTCAGACTATCTATACTTCGGCATGGCCAATAAATCAGTGGAGGATTTCCAGGAGAAGGTTTGGGAGTCACTGCAGCTGTTTGACGCGTGTCTACAGGAGTTCAGTCTCAGAGCGTGTGTTTACAACAGCACACTGAACAACGCCATGCct gtgcGTTTGcatgtaggtgtgtatgtggtgtacgTGCTGGACTGGTTGTCAGTGTTTAGTGGTGATCAGCTGTTGGTGTTGAGGCTGGAGGATCACGCAGCAGACAAGAAAACGTCCATGAACAGAGTCTTCCGCTTCCTACAACTGG AAGGTGGTGGAGATTACAGAGCGTCCAGCGTCTAA